One Methyloterricola oryzae DNA window includes the following coding sequences:
- a CDS encoding DUF454 domain-containing protein gives MSEAQTPKKPRAKRKTGGDAPAAAKPARKKAQARPAPPPPEPESEAMPSQSTAIAVAPAEPMDPADEQVVERAEHVSRGAGWALITAGIVGLVVPGVLGTPFLILGGMALWPGNRKRIERWRQGHSPKAFHGAMKQINRFLDDLDKRYPRKGP, from the coding sequence ATGAGCGAAGCTCAAACTCCAAAAAAGCCGCGAGCCAAGCGCAAAACCGGTGGGGATGCACCAGCGGCGGCCAAGCCCGCGCGCAAAAAGGCACAGGCCAGACCAGCACCGCCCCCGCCGGAACCGGAATCCGAGGCTATGCCTTCGCAATCCACCGCGATCGCTGTGGCGCCGGCCGAGCCTATGGACCCGGCCGACGAGCAGGTGGTGGAGCGCGCCGAGCATGTCAGCCGAGGTGCGGGTTGGGCTCTGATCACCGCCGGCATCGTCGGCCTGGTGGTGCCCGGCGTGCTGGGCACGCCCTTCCTGATTCTGGGCGGCATGGCGCTATGGCCGGGTAACCGCAAGCGCATCGAGCGCTGGCGTCAGGGCCATTCCCCCAAGGCGTTCCACGGCGCCATGAAGCAGATCAACCGGTTTCTGGATGATCTGGACAAGCGCTACCCGCGCAAGGGGCCCTGA
- a CDS encoding EcsC family protein: MRAAKLQAKLPQPALSEYEASQVAEIAAWKAKRPSLVTRITGALAAPVGKLANRLMPQGAVSAAIEGLNKMAGSLARDDSILKDAELQAEGIQSLEELARKPLEFADALSGRIIRDAGTIALGMGAATGTGGPVAAAAGLPVLLAGAMRVIYRVSQAYGFSIDQPGDKELMLHVLALSTANSAADRKRAMSNYQRQIETTFLRQAFEESAQKALQRAVLGAELGVLVPGFSIAFNAYLNREFVNRAGETAKRVFQEHWLRERGKVAWITPSRSL, translated from the coding sequence ATGAGGGCAGCAAAGCTTCAGGCCAAGCTGCCGCAGCCGGCCCTGAGCGAGTACGAGGCATCCCAGGTCGCCGAAATTGCCGCCTGGAAGGCCAAAAGGCCGAGCCTGGTCACGCGGATCACCGGGGCTCTGGCGGCGCCGGTGGGAAAACTGGCCAACCGGTTGATGCCGCAAGGCGCGGTCAGCGCGGCCATCGAGGGCTTGAACAAGATGGCGGGCAGCCTAGCCCGGGACGACAGCATCCTCAAGGACGCGGAACTTCAGGCGGAAGGCATCCAGTCCCTGGAAGAACTGGCGCGAAAGCCCCTGGAATTTGCCGACGCGCTTTCCGGCCGCATCATCCGGGACGCCGGCACCATCGCCTTGGGCATGGGTGCCGCCACCGGAACCGGCGGCCCGGTGGCCGCCGCCGCGGGACTGCCGGTGCTGCTGGCAGGGGCCATGCGCGTCATATACCGGGTCTCGCAGGCTTACGGGTTCAGCATCGACCAGCCCGGCGACAAGGAACTGATGCTGCATGTGCTCGCCCTCTCCACGGCCAACAGCGCCGCGGATCGCAAGCGGGCCATGAGCAATTACCAACGCCAGATCGAGACGACTTTCTTGCGTCAGGCCTTCGAGGAGTCCGCGCAGAAGGCCCTGCAACGGGCGGTTCTGGGAGCGGAACTGGGCGTGCTGGTGCCGGGCTTCAGCATTGCCTTCAACGCCTACCTGAACCGGGAGTTCGTGAACCGGGCGGGCGAGACCGCCAAACGCGTGTTTCAGGAGCACTGGCTGCGGGAACGGGGCAAGGTCGCCTGGATCACCCCGTCGAGAAGCCTTTAA
- the cax gene encoding calcium/proton exchanger, whose translation MSVGEKKASKHSKASEESGFNVRNGLLLAIPIALAMRWLDASPSLVFLVSLVAIYPLAEIMAEATEALSATLGSTVGGLLNASLNNAPEIIIAMFALKNGLGEVVKASITGSILIELLFGLGLAMFVGGLKHGTQRFDEETIQIHAGLLTLCGFGLIIPAVFSLSSPKEELELSWEICVVLLLIYLTSLGITLFRKVEAEPGDVSVMPEVGLGEAPAEVWSRGKSLTVLTVSTLVLAVMSEVVTDALEPTSAQLGLTPIFSGIILLAGAGGIGEIISAVRFAGNNKMDLAIEASIGSSIQMILLAVPLLVFSAPLLGVKMNLLFTSVEVMSIVLTVVVIRTITNDGRSTWLEGLMLLAVYFMLAIGFYYLPVSAA comes from the coding sequence ATGAGCGTCGGTGAGAAGAAGGCTTCGAAACATTCGAAGGCGTCCGAAGAATCCGGATTCAACGTGCGCAACGGGCTGCTGCTGGCCATCCCCATCGCTCTGGCGATGCGCTGGCTGGACGCAAGCCCCAGCCTGGTGTTCCTGGTGTCACTGGTCGCCATCTATCCCCTGGCCGAGATCATGGCGGAGGCGACCGAAGCCCTGTCGGCGACCCTGGGTTCCACCGTCGGCGGACTGCTCAACGCCTCGCTGAACAACGCACCCGAGATCATCATCGCCATGTTCGCTCTCAAAAACGGCCTGGGCGAGGTGGTGAAGGCCTCCATCACCGGCTCCATCCTCATCGAACTTCTCTTCGGCCTCGGCTTGGCCATGTTCGTGGGCGGGCTCAAGCACGGTACCCAGCGTTTCGACGAAGAAACCATCCAGATTCACGCGGGACTACTGACCCTGTGCGGCTTCGGCCTGATCATTCCCGCCGTTTTCAGCCTGTCATCGCCCAAGGAGGAACTGGAGCTGAGCTGGGAGATTTGCGTGGTCCTGTTGCTCATCTACCTGACCTCCCTCGGCATCACCCTGTTCCGCAAGGTGGAGGCCGAGCCAGGGGATGTCTCCGTCATGCCGGAAGTGGGGCTGGGCGAGGCGCCCGCCGAGGTCTGGTCGCGCGGCAAGTCCCTAACCGTGCTAACGGTATCGACCCTGGTGCTGGCGGTCATGAGCGAAGTGGTCACCGATGCCCTGGAACCCACCAGTGCACAGCTCGGCCTCACCCCCATCTTCAGCGGCATCATCCTGCTGGCGGGCGCAGGCGGCATCGGCGAGATCATCAGCGCCGTCCGTTTTGCCGGCAACAACAAGATGGACCTGGCCATCGAGGCATCCATCGGTTCCAGCATCCAGATGATCCTCCTCGCCGTGCCCCTGTTGGTGTTCAGCGCGCCGCTGTTGGGCGTGAAAATGAACCTGCTGTTCACCTCCGTGGAGGTCATGTCCATCGTGCTGACCGTCGTGGTCATTCGCACCATCACCAATGATGGTCGCTCCACTTGGCTGGAAGGTCTGATGCTGCTGGCGGTTTATTTCATGCTGGCGATCGGCTTCTACTATCTGCCGGTATCCGCGGCCTGA
- a CDS encoding transporter: MNHRSPRNHPGRRLPRGGAAGCLAGILLISGCAHPLSPSDPAAAAGGTATPAATLPPLPHEDSFAYFREYGRLQARTVWCQSRGEPVQRTPGAKPAYTGYEQVHAYAQRRAEQVHDDFFKGRFNRSRARLPENIEQWRSQPDIANPGPDLANFPNSAFTLPKGRAYVELSPFTYYSNSQDTPAQYNAEFLLRYGINDDVELRLFGNGVSWQGGQDSTWGFSPLAFDTKIQLWTEKPDYFLPAAGFEAYIQTQWLGSAAFNGGTQPSFTFNFDQSLPFDIDLEYNLGVTRVRDALGNDDWEFSFQWGLQRDLFNKDFAIFVHGFYNAMTLPRLPNAQNPTANQSEKLTQNAVGAGFLWTVNQRLAVYAQTSGGTNRHTPSILSMVGLALAF, translated from the coding sequence ATGAATCACCGCAGCCCGCGCAACCACCCCGGCCGACGCCTGCCGAGGGGCGGTGCCGCGGGCTGTCTCGCGGGCATCCTGTTGATTTCGGGCTGTGCGCACCCGTTGTCCCCCTCGGATCCGGCAGCCGCTGCGGGCGGCACAGCGACGCCTGCGGCCACTCTGCCCCCCCTGCCCCATGAGGACTCCTTTGCCTACTTTCGCGAATACGGGCGATTGCAGGCGCGCACCGTCTGGTGCCAGTCAAGAGGCGAGCCGGTGCAACGCACGCCCGGCGCAAAACCGGCCTACACGGGTTACGAGCAAGTCCATGCATATGCTCAGCGGCGGGCGGAACAGGTACACGACGATTTCTTCAAGGGCCGCTTCAACCGTTCCCGCGCGCGCCTCCCGGAAAACATCGAACAATGGCGTTCGCAGCCGGACATCGCCAATCCCGGCCCCGACCTGGCCAACTTCCCCAACAGCGCGTTCACCCTGCCCAAGGGCCGTGCCTATGTGGAACTGTCACCCTTCACCTACTACAGCAACAGCCAGGACACACCGGCCCAATACAATGCCGAATTCCTGCTGCGCTACGGAATCAACGACGATGTGGAACTGCGCTTGTTCGGCAATGGCGTCAGTTGGCAGGGCGGTCAGGATTCCACCTGGGGCTTCTCCCCCCTGGCCTTCGACACCAAGATCCAGCTCTGGACCGAAAAGCCGGATTACTTCCTGCCCGCGGCCGGATTCGAGGCCTATATCCAGACCCAGTGGCTGGGCAGCGCCGCCTTCAACGGCGGCACGCAACCTTCGTTCACCTTTAACTTCGATCAGTCACTGCCCTTCGACATCGACTTGGAGTACAACCTGGGCGTCACCCGCGTGCGCGATGCCCTCGGCAACGACGATTGGGAATTCAGCTTCCAGTGGGGCTTGCAGCGCGACCTCTTCAACAAGGATTTCGCCATCTTCGTTCATGGCTTCTACAACGCCATGACCCTGCCGCGCCTGCCCAACGCCCAAAACCCGACCGCCAATCAGAGCGAGAAGCTGACCCAGAATGCGGTCGGCGCCGGCTTCCTGTGGACCGTCAACCAGCGCCTGGCGGTCTATGCGCAGACCAGCGGCGGCACCAACCGCCACACCCCGTCCATCCTCAGCATGGTGGGGCTGGCACTGGCGTTCTGA
- a CDS encoding lysozyme inhibitor LprI family protein, giving the protein MKHGWWVVVPVLFACSAGIPAVALAEKPTFNCAKAQGEVEKLLCSDASLAALDQKLDKVYKAASAKASGKLAAQLRAEQRGWVKGRNDCWKAKEKTWITATWTVDSLKGCVEAQYRLRTSELQSVWRLMPPKTVSYACQNNPANEVVANFFETDPPTIRLERGDRTVTLWRVGVPDDGHYEGQNVSLEEKGNELKLSWLNTDTGNTDELQCKKR; this is encoded by the coding sequence ATGAAACATGGGTGGTGGGTTGTTGTACCTGTCTTGTTTGCTTGCTCCGCAGGCATCCCGGCAGTTGCTCTGGCGGAGAAGCCGACCTTCAACTGTGCAAAGGCGCAGGGGGAGGTGGAGAAGCTGCTCTGCAGCGACGCTTCCCTGGCGGCGCTCGATCAGAAACTCGACAAGGTCTACAAGGCCGCTTCGGCCAAGGCCAGCGGCAAGCTGGCGGCGCAACTGCGAGCCGAACAGCGGGGTTGGGTGAAGGGCCGTAACGATTGCTGGAAAGCAAAGGAAAAGACCTGGATCACCGCGACCTGGACCGTCGACAGCTTAAAGGGCTGTGTTGAAGCCCAGTACCGCCTCCGCACCTCGGAGTTGCAATCGGTCTGGAGGCTTATGCCACCGAAGACGGTTTCGTATGCCTGTCAGAACAATCCGGCGAATGAGGTCGTGGCGAATTTCTTCGAGACGGATCCGCCCACGATTCGCTTGGAGCGTGGCGATCGCACCGTGACCCTGTGGCGCGTGGGCGTCCCCGACGACGGACACTACGAGGGACAGAATGTCAGCCTCGAGGAGAAGGGCAACGAGCTGAAGCTCAGCTGGCTGAACACGGACACAGGCAATACCGACGAACTGCAGTGCAAGAAACGGTAG
- the pta gene encoding phosphate acetyltransferase codes for MTKGIYITSAAPQSGKTVIALGLMDYLAGRCRVGFFRPIVKEGETDALLGLMASRYQLPFPVADMAGCSYETARLLMAAGRSEDLYGQVLDRYMRLADQCDFVVCAGTDYRDASAVFELEFNMEMANHLGLPAVAVIKGCERPLADTLEATQVLVNTLRDHHCEVLAVVVNRAEPEALQSLEKELSRALPGDYPCYVVPEDPRLERPTVREIAGAIQAEIVSGSDELLAGGVTGIKVAAMELPHFLDHLEDGSLVIVPGDRSDIILGALAAGLSGRYPHIAGLVLTGDLQPAPQIQGMLAGLGITSIPILSVPSDTFTTAIQVHAVESRIGAEDRRKIAAALGLVEAHMRIPELTERVSLDKSERVTPLMFQYDLMQRAKRQKRHIVLPEGTDERVLRAAEMAVLREICHITLLGEVDDVRRKIASLGLNLGEVPIIDPLQSEQRAPFAEQYFQLRQHKGITREMAHDLLGDPNYFGTMMAYLGQADGMVSGATHTTAATIRPALEFVKTLPGISIVSSVFFMCLDDRVLVYGDCAINPDPTAEQLADIAISSAQTAEAFGIAPRVAMLSYSTGESGQGPDVDKVRAATALVRQRRPDLLVEGPLQYDAAIDADVAKLKAPGSLVAGRANVFIFPDLSAGNNAYKAVQRAADAIAIGPVLQGLKKPINDLSRGALVPDIVNTIAITAIQAQMG; via the coding sequence GTGACCAAAGGCATCTACATCACCAGCGCCGCGCCCCAGAGCGGCAAGACCGTCATCGCCCTGGGGCTGATGGACTACCTTGCCGGGCGTTGCCGCGTCGGCTTCTTCCGGCCCATCGTCAAGGAGGGGGAGACCGACGCGCTGCTGGGCCTCATGGCCTCGCGCTATCAACTGCCGTTTCCGGTCGCGGACATGGCCGGCTGCAGCTACGAAACCGCTCGCCTTTTGATGGCGGCGGGGCGTTCCGAGGACCTGTACGGGCAGGTGCTGGACCGCTACATGCGCCTGGCCGACCAGTGCGATTTCGTGGTCTGCGCCGGCACCGACTACCGCGATGCCTCGGCGGTGTTCGAGTTGGAATTCAACATGGAAATGGCCAATCATCTGGGGTTGCCCGCCGTGGCGGTGATCAAGGGCTGCGAGCGCCCGCTGGCGGACACCCTGGAAGCCACCCAGGTGCTGGTGAATACCCTGCGGGATCACCATTGCGAGGTGCTGGCGGTGGTGGTGAACCGGGCGGAGCCGGAGGCGCTGCAATCCCTGGAGAAGGAGTTGAGCCGCGCCCTGCCAGGCGACTACCCCTGCTATGTGGTGCCGGAAGACCCGCGCCTGGAGCGGCCCACGGTGCGCGAGATCGCTGGGGCCATCCAGGCGGAGATCGTCAGCGGCAGTGACGAGTTGCTGGCCGGCGGCGTCACCGGCATCAAGGTGGCGGCCATGGAGCTGCCCCACTTCCTCGATCATCTGGAGGACGGCAGCCTGGTCATCGTGCCCGGCGACCGTTCCGACATCATCCTCGGCGCCCTGGCGGCGGGGCTGTCCGGCCGCTACCCGCACATTGCCGGCCTGGTGCTCACCGGCGACCTGCAGCCGGCGCCGCAGATCCAGGGGATGTTGGCGGGGCTGGGCATCACCAGCATACCCATTCTCAGCGTGCCCAGCGACACCTTCACCACCGCCATTCAGGTGCACGCGGTGGAATCGCGCATCGGCGCCGAGGACCGGCGCAAGATCGCGGCGGCCCTGGGCTTGGTGGAAGCGCACATGCGCATCCCGGAACTGACCGAGCGGGTGAGCCTGGACAAGTCCGAGCGTGTCACGCCGCTCATGTTCCAATACGACCTGATGCAGCGCGCCAAGCGCCAGAAGCGCCACATCGTGCTGCCCGAGGGTACCGACGAGCGGGTGCTGCGGGCGGCGGAAATGGCTGTGCTGCGGGAGATCTGCCACATCACCCTGCTGGGCGAGGTGGACGATGTGCGGCGCAAGATCGCCTCCCTGGGCCTGAACCTGGGCGAGGTGCCCATCATCGACCCGCTGCAGTCCGAGCAGCGCGCGCCTTTCGCCGAGCAGTACTTTCAACTGCGCCAGCACAAGGGGATCACCCGCGAGATGGCCCACGACCTGCTGGGCGACCCCAACTACTTCGGCACCATGATGGCCTACCTGGGCCAGGCGGACGGCATGGTCTCCGGCGCCACCCACACCACCGCCGCCACCATCCGCCCGGCCCTGGAGTTCGTCAAGACCCTGCCCGGCATCTCCATCGTTTCCAGCGTGTTCTTCATGTGCCTGGACGACCGGGTGCTGGTCTACGGCGACTGCGCCATCAATCCGGACCCCACGGCGGAGCAACTGGCGGACATCGCCATCAGCTCGGCGCAGACCGCCGAGGCCTTCGGCATCGCGCCGCGCGTCGCCATGCTCTCCTATTCCACGGGCGAATCGGGGCAGGGGCCGGACGTGGACAAGGTGCGGGCCGCCACCGCCCTGGTGCGCCAGCGCCGGCCTGACTTGCTGGTGGAAGGTCCTTTGCAGTACGACGCCGCCATCGACGCCGACGTGGCCAAGCTCAAGGCTCCCGGCAGCCTGGTGGCGGGGCGCGCCAACGTCTTCATTTTTCCAGACCTCAGTGCCGGCAATAACGCCTACAAGGCAGTGCAGCGCGCTGCCGACGCCATCGCCATCGGCCCAGTGCTGCAGGGTTTGAAAAAACCCATCAACGACCTCAGTCGCGGCGCCCTGGTGCCGGATATCGTCAATACCATCGCCATAACGGCGATTCAGGCGCAGATGGGGTGA
- the ppk2 gene encoding polyphosphate kinase 2 produces the protein MKKDREKKSPSKKVAAVAEAREKLKRKEYEKELRKLQAELCAVQEWVKATGQRVILVFEGRDAAGKGGTIKAITERVSPRVFKIVALPAPSDREKSQMYIQRYMAHFPAAGEVVIFDRSWYNRAGVERVMGFCSEQHVSRFMELCPFVEKQIVESGIILLKYWLEVGDAEQERRFRARIDDPVRQWKLSTMDLPSRERWFEYSKARDEMLAATDSEQAPWHIVRSDDKKRARLNLIAHLLKQIPYEHLPKKKVKLPKRDMKHAYDDVASIANRRWIEERY, from the coding sequence ATGAAGAAAGACCGCGAGAAAAAGTCACCTAGCAAGAAAGTAGCCGCCGTGGCTGAGGCGCGGGAGAAGCTCAAGCGCAAGGAATACGAGAAGGAGCTGCGCAAGCTGCAGGCGGAGCTGTGCGCCGTGCAGGAGTGGGTGAAGGCCACCGGACAACGCGTGATCCTGGTCTTCGAAGGTCGCGACGCCGCCGGCAAGGGCGGCACTATCAAGGCCATCACCGAGCGGGTCAGTCCGCGGGTGTTCAAGATCGTGGCCCTGCCGGCGCCCTCCGACCGCGAGAAATCGCAGATGTATATCCAGCGCTACATGGCCCATTTCCCCGCGGCAGGTGAAGTCGTGATCTTCGACCGCAGCTGGTATAACCGCGCCGGAGTGGAACGGGTCATGGGTTTCTGCAGCGAGCAGCACGTTTCCCGCTTCATGGAACTTTGCCCCTTCGTCGAGAAGCAGATCGTCGAAAGCGGCATCATCCTTCTCAAGTACTGGCTGGAAGTGGGCGACGCGGAACAGGAACGGCGCTTCCGCGCGCGCATCGACGACCCGGTGCGGCAATGGAAGCTCTCCACCATGGATCTGCCCTCGCGCGAGCGCTGGTTTGAGTATTCCAAGGCGCGGGATGAGATGCTGGCGGCCACCGACAGCGAGCAGGCACCCTGGCACATCGTGCGCTCGGACGACAAGAAGCGGGCGCGCCTCAACCTGATTGCCCATTTGCTCAAGCAGATTCCCTATGAGCATCTGCCGAAGAAGAAGGTCAAACTGCCCAAGCGCGACATGAAACACGCCTACGACGACGTCGCCAGCATCGCCAATCGGCGCTGGATCGAAGAGCGTTATTGA
- a CDS encoding SulP family inorganic anion transporter, which produces MLGDWLPLLRDLRVYRREWLARDVIAGLSVTAVQIPTAIAYANLAGFPPETGLYASMLPVLVYALFGSSRQLVLGPDAATCAMLAALLMPLAHGDGAYYLRLSAALAITAGLLMVIGGMTRLGFIVNFFARPILIGFLNGIALSIIVGQLGKLLGIVVQHRDFGPSLLELARRHAEAELPSLAVGLATLLILILLKRFAPRSPMALIALLIAGIGVYLAGPDPEQVKRVGEVPSGLPAFALPGIGYQGVQGIFMNAVGLVIVSFTSGMLTARSFAERNRYSIDADQEMRAIGLANIFSGLFGGFAVTGADSRTAVNDASGGKTQLVSVTAALATAGVALFLAGPLGYLPIPALAAVLIFSAWGLLDLASVQRLRGIDHFEFTLSLVTTVGVLAIGVLPGVVIAILMALLNVLIKIYRPPDTLMGRVPGLEGYNDLNLAEDSSPLPGIIIYRFDAPLLFFNAEYFKARVLSLVDGSALPPRWFIFNAESVSQLDSTGALALRDVHAALEERGVQLVIARPKLYMRKFGQALGVAEKLGTDNIFLSVRSAVESALERDSQRAATPQVSGAADGAR; this is translated from the coding sequence ATGCTCGGCGACTGGCTCCCGCTGCTGCGGGACCTGCGCGTCTATCGGAGGGAGTGGCTGGCGCGGGACGTGATTGCGGGGCTGTCGGTGACCGCCGTGCAGATACCCACCGCGATTGCCTATGCCAACCTGGCCGGCTTTCCGCCCGAGACCGGCCTCTACGCCAGCATGCTGCCGGTGCTGGTGTACGCCCTGTTCGGTTCCTCCCGCCAACTGGTCCTGGGGCCCGACGCGGCTACCTGCGCCATGCTGGCTGCCCTGCTGATGCCCCTGGCGCACGGCGATGGCGCCTATTACCTACGGCTATCGGCGGCCCTGGCGATCACCGCCGGTCTCTTGATGGTGATTGGCGGTATGACCCGCCTGGGCTTCATCGTCAATTTCTTCGCCCGGCCCATCCTTATTGGCTTCCTCAACGGCATCGCCCTCAGCATCATCGTCGGGCAGTTGGGCAAGCTCTTGGGCATCGTGGTGCAGCACCGCGACTTCGGACCGTCCCTGCTGGAGCTGGCCCGGCGCCATGCCGAGGCGGAATTGCCCAGCCTGGCCGTAGGACTCGCGACCCTGCTGATCCTGATTCTGCTCAAGCGCTTCGCGCCGCGCTCGCCCATGGCCTTGATCGCCTTGCTGATCGCGGGCATCGGGGTCTACCTGGCCGGCCCCGATCCGGAGCAGGTGAAGCGGGTAGGCGAGGTGCCTTCCGGCCTGCCCGCCTTCGCCCTGCCGGGCATCGGCTACCAGGGCGTCCAGGGCATCTTCATGAATGCGGTGGGGCTGGTCATCGTCAGCTTCACCAGCGGCATGCTCACCGCCCGCAGCTTCGCCGAGCGCAACCGCTACAGCATCGACGCCGACCAGGAGATGCGCGCCATCGGCCTGGCCAATATCTTCTCCGGCCTGTTCGGCGGCTTCGCCGTCACCGGGGCCGATTCGCGCACGGCGGTGAACGATGCCAGCGGCGGCAAGACCCAGTTGGTGTCGGTCACAGCCGCACTGGCCACCGCCGGCGTCGCCCTGTTCCTGGCCGGGCCTCTCGGCTACCTGCCGATCCCGGCTCTCGCGGCGGTGCTCATCTTCTCCGCCTGGGGCCTGCTGGACCTGGCCAGCGTGCAGCGCCTGCGCGGAATCGACCATTTCGAGTTCACCCTGTCCCTGGTGACCACGGTGGGCGTGCTCGCCATCGGAGTGCTGCCCGGGGTGGTGATCGCCATCCTGATGGCGCTGCTGAACGTCCTCATCAAGATCTACCGCCCGCCCGACACCTTGATGGGGCGGGTGCCCGGCCTTGAAGGCTACAACGACCTGAACCTGGCGGAGGATTCCAGCCCGCTGCCGGGCATCATCATCTACCGCTTCGACGCGCCCCTGCTGTTCTTCAACGCCGAGTACTTCAAGGCGCGCGTGCTCTCCCTGGTGGATGGCAGCGCCTTGCCGCCGCGGTGGTTCATCTTCAACGCCGAGAGCGTGAGCCAACTGGATAGCACCGGCGCGCTGGCCCTGCGGGATGTGCACGCGGCGCTGGAAGAGCGGGGCGTCCAACTGGTGATCGCCCGCCCCAAGCTGTATATGCGCAAGTTCGGGCAGGCCCTGGGTGTGGCCGAGAAGCTCGGAACGGATAACATTTTCCTGAGCGTGCGCTCGGCGGTGGAGTCGGCGCTGGAGCGGGACTCGCAGCGGGCCGCGACACCGCAGGTTTCGGGCGCAGCAGACGGCGCGCGATGA
- a CDS encoding acetate/propionate family kinase, which translates to MSESPLIAVVNCGSATLKFSLLRDGRTLLTALADRLGPAVESGPRITVKDAGGAQLLQSPLAAGSHGEALTWLFQWLKQEHPEFTPAAVGHRVVHGGDKLVQPLRVDAQVLSEIEALVPLAPLHQPHNLAPIRFIAERFSQLPQVACFDTAFHASQTRIERLFALPRELEARGIRRYGFHGLSYEYIAQRLPELDAAAASGCTVVCHLGNGASLCAIRDGRSVASTMSFTALDGIPMGTRSGAVDPGVLLHLLMEEGMEAKQLHDLLYKRSGLLGLSGISSDMRDLLDSDRPEAGEAVEYFCYRIAREIGSLAAALGGLDCLVFTGGIGEHAAPVRARVGELCRWLGVEMDMATNEGHGTQLQAPGSRVKVLMIPANEEGMIAAHTARVLGLTVAR; encoded by the coding sequence GTGTCTGAATCCCCCCTGATCGCCGTCGTAAACTGCGGTTCGGCCACCCTCAAGTTTTCCCTGTTGCGCGATGGGCGCACGCTGCTGACCGCCCTGGCCGACCGCCTCGGCCCCGCCGTGGAATCGGGCCCGCGCATCACCGTCAAGGACGCGGGCGGGGCGCAGCTTTTACAGAGTCCGCTGGCCGCCGGGAGTCATGGCGAGGCGCTCACCTGGTTGTTCCAGTGGCTCAAGCAGGAACATCCGGAATTTACGCCCGCCGCGGTGGGTCACCGGGTCGTCCATGGCGGCGACAAACTGGTGCAGCCGCTGCGCGTGGATGCGCAGGTGCTTTCCGAAATCGAGGCCCTGGTGCCATTGGCGCCTTTGCATCAGCCGCATAATCTGGCACCCATCCGCTTCATCGCGGAGCGCTTCTCGCAGCTGCCGCAAGTGGCCTGCTTCGACACGGCCTTCCACGCCAGCCAGACCCGCATCGAGCGCCTGTTCGCCCTGCCGCGGGAACTGGAGGCGCGCGGCATCCGCCGCTACGGTTTTCATGGCCTGTCCTACGAATACATCGCCCAGCGCCTGCCGGAACTGGATGCCGCCGCGGCTTCGGGATGCACGGTGGTCTGTCATTTGGGCAACGGGGCGAGCCTTTGCGCCATCCGGGATGGCCGGTCCGTGGCCAGCACCATGTCCTTCACCGCCCTGGACGGCATCCCCATGGGCACCCGCAGCGGCGCGGTCGACCCCGGTGTGCTGCTGCACCTGCTCATGGAGGAAGGCATGGAGGCGAAGCAGTTGCACGATCTGCTGTACAAGCGCTCGGGGCTGCTGGGGCTCTCCGGCATCAGCTCGGACATGCGCGATCTGCTGGACAGCGACCGGCCCGAGGCGGGCGAGGCGGTGGAATATTTCTGTTACCGCATTGCCCGCGAGATCGGTTCCCTGGCCGCGGCCCTGGGCGGCCTGGACTGCCTGGTGTTCACCGGCGGCATCGGCGAGCATGCGGCTCCGGTGCGAGCGCGGGTAGGCGAACTGTGTCGCTGGTTGGGGGTCGAAATGGACATGGCCACCAATGAGGGGCATGGCACCCAGTTGCAGGCGCCGGGCAGCCGCGTGAAAGTGCTGATGATTCCAGCCAACGAGGAAGGCATGATCGCGGCACACACGGCGCGCGTCCTGGGATTGACCGTCGCCCGATGA